CACCAGACCTGGTCGGGCTCCTCGATCGCCATGGTGCGCAAGAGATAGGGGAAGATGCGGTGCTGCGGGTGGCGCACCGTGGTCTTCGGCCGCTGGTAGATGGTGGCCAGCCCCATGCGGGCCATGAGGCGCCGCACACGCTTGCGCCCAACCTCGTGCCCCTGCCGGCGCAGATGGCGCACCATTTGCCGCGAGCCGTACCACGGCGTCTCGAGAAACTGGCCGTCGATCGCCCGCATAATGGCAAGAGTCTCGGGGCTTTCGATCCGCGGCCCGCCGTAGAAAGCCGACCGGCTGATGCCGACCAGGGCGCACTGGCGCGTGATCGGTAGTCGGGGGTGATCCGGTTCGATCATGTCGCGTTTTGCCCCCACGCTCATCGCCCGGAGGCCCGACGCAAAAAATCCCGTTCCACCACCAGTTGGCCGATCTTGGCATGGAGCTGGTCGATCTCGCTCTCGCGGGCGGCGTCGGCCGCTTCCGCCTTGCCGGAGAACACTGCGGCCATCCCCTCGATGGCCTGCTTCTTCCAAGCGTTGATCATGGTCTGGTGGAGACCATGCTTCGCCGCCAACTGGGCCACCGTCTGTTCCCCGCGCAGTGCCTCCAGGGCCACCTTCGCCTTGAAATCCGATGAATATCGCTTCCTCTTCCCGGTCATCGGGCTCGTCCTTCCGTCAGGCCGAACCAAGCTTAACTCCCTGTCCGGATTTCGGGGACCACCTCATTCTCGGTATCCGGCCCACGTTCTCTACTTGGAATCGGTACAAGCAATCGGGGGCTTTTCCGCCCTTCGTTTCGACACAACGTGGGCCGCCACCGTCAGCGCATATAGGCTTCCGTCGCATAGCGGCGCATCATGCGCTGGCTGTTGAAGGTCGCGCCGATTTTGCTGATCGACTGCTTCATCATCCAGATCCAGCGCGCCCTGTCATTGCAATAGAGCGGAAGAACGACGGACTGCAGCTTGTCGAGAAGCGCCGAGGCGTCTCCTGCTCCTGGCGGATGTCCTTCGATTGCCCATCCGGTGACTCCCTCGATCCACCCTTCAATCCACCAGCCGTCAAGGACACTGAAGTTCAACACGCCGTTCAGCGCCGCCTTCATCCCGCTCGTGCCTGAAGCCTCCAGAGGCGGAAGTGGCGTATTCAGCCATATGTCGCTGCCAGAAACCATCGCAGCACCAAGTTTCATGTCGTAGCCGGGCAGGAAGGCCACGGGTACGACACCGGCAAGACGCT
This genomic stretch from Ancylobacter sp. IITR112 harbors:
- a CDS encoding IS3 family transposase (programmed frameshift) — encoded protein: MTGKRKRYSSDFKAKVALEALRGEQTVAQLAAKHGLHQTMINAWKKQAIEGMAAVFSGKAEAADAARESEIDQLHAKIGQLVVERGFFASGLRAMSVGAKRDMIEPDHPRLPITRQCALVGISRSAFYGGPRIESPETLAIMRAIDGQFLETPWYGSRQMVRHLRRQGHEVGRKRVRRLMARMGLATIYQRPKTTVRHPQHRIFPYLLRTMAIEEPDQVWCADITYIPMRRGFLYLVAIMDWHSRRVLSWRLSNTMEADFCIEALEEALSRFGRPSIFNTDQGSQFTSPRFAKVLLDAGVRISMDGRGRWMDNVFIERLWRSLKYECIYLNAFETGSEARAGIGRWITYYNRTRPHSALGGRTPEEVHMACDGINKAA